In Apus apus isolate bApuApu2 chromosome 25, bApuApu2.pri.cur, whole genome shotgun sequence, the following proteins share a genomic window:
- the RDH8 gene encoding retinol dehydrogenase 8 translates to MAPKTVLITGCSSGIGLALAVRLARDKQRRFRVIATMRNVGRSGALAAAAGPALGRTLEIKQLDVCDEASIRACLDSIPGRHIDVLVSNAGVGMAGPLECQSLEAMKSLMDTNFFGLVRLVKEVLPDMKRRRGGHIVVISSIMGLQGIVFNDIYAASKFAVEGFCESLVVQALRFNVAISLVEPGPVVTEFETKLYEEAERADYSRTDPETAEIFTNLYLRNSRDVFASLGQTPEDIAEHTLRVIEAARPPFRHQTNVAYTPMAALKHADPSGALVTAAFYKLVFKYDAVLRLSLRAIRLLRWKAQKVKAGVRLLGFK, encoded by the exons ATGGCTCCCAAGACAGTGCTGATCACCGGCTGCTCCTCCGGGATCGGGCTGGCGTTGGCCGTCCGGCTGGCGCGGGACAAGCAGCGCCGCTTCCGAG tcATTGCCACCATGAGGAACGTGGGCAGGAGCGGGGcgctggcggcggcggcggggccggcgctggGCCGGACGCTGGAGATCAAGCAGCTGGATGTGTGTGACGAGGCCTCCATCCGTGCCTGCCTCGACAGCATCCCCGGGCGCCACATCGATGTCCTGG TCAGCAATGCCGGGGTGGGGATGGCGGGTCCCCTGGAGTGCCAGAGCCTGGAGGCCATGAAGAGCCTCATGGACACCAACTTCTTTGGCCTGGTCCGCCTCGTCAAGGAGGTGCTGCCCGACATGAAGCGACGCCGTGGGGGCCACATCGTTGTCATCAGCAGCATCATGGGCCTGCAGG GCATTGTCTTCAACGACATCTACGCGGCCTCCAAGTTCGCGGTGGAGGGGTTCTGTGAGAGTCTGGTGGTGCAGGCGCTGCGCTTCAACGTGGC GATCAGCCTGGTGGAGCCAGGGCCAGTGGTGACGGAGTTTGAAACGAAGCTGTACGAGGAAGCTGAACGTGCCGACTACTCGCGGACTGACCCCGAGACGGCTGAGATCTTCACCAACCTCTACCTGAGGAACTCCAGGGATGTCTTTGCCAGCCTGGGCCAGACCCCCGAGGACATAGCAGAG CACACGCTGCGGGTGATCGAGGCGGCCCGGCCGCCCTTCCGGCACCAGACCAACGTGGCCTACACCCCGATGGCCGCGCTGAAGCACGCGGACCCCAGCGGCGCCCTGGTCACCGCAGCCTTCTACAAGCTGGTCTTCAAGTACGACGCGGTGCTGCGGCTCAGCCTGCGCGCCATCCGCCTGCTGCGCTGGAAGGCCCAGAAGGTGAAGGCAGGTGTCCGGCTGCTGGGCTTCAAATAG
- the GRB7 gene encoding growth factor receptor-bound protein 7: protein MVVAAARCHHSYPPMDLDPARRTPSINRCPRAHRTVPQRSGGFVGSGSRVGGSGQFPRRRRRGCQRDNAMDGGAQQSSPREPPGPGGAELEGAPSKRDGGEGLPELKRSQPRFIHGSSRPVPPEEPRASSLPTIPNPFPELCSPSNSPILSSPTLGPGPSREGASHVVKVFGEDGACRSLEAGPGTTARQLCETLVRRTRALQDHSWALVELHQHLALERCLEDHESVMEVQSSWAPGADSRFVFRKNFAKYELFKSNTQSLFPEVMVSSCLEANKNMAHSELIQNFLNSGSCPEVQGFLQLREAGRKVWKRFYFSLRRSGLYYSTKGTSKDPRHLQYFADLTESNIYYVTQGKKHYGTPTEFGFCIKPYKVRSGVKGLKLLCSEDEQSRSCWMAAFRLFKYGMQLYRNYQQAQARLSQPPWIGPTPLRSVSDNALVAMDFSGCTGRVIENPSEVLSVALEEAQAWRKKTTHRYSLPAACQSSPLSAAIHRTQPWFHGRISREDTQQLIGRQGLVDGVFLVRESQRNPKGFVLSLCHLQRVKHYLILPSEEEGRLYFTMDDGQTRFADLIQLVEFHQINRGILPCKLRHYCTCVAL from the exons ATGGTGGTGGCAGCCGCGCGATGTCATCACTCCTACCCACCCATGGACTTGGACCCTGCG CGCCGAACCCCGAGCATCAACCGGTGCCCACGTGCCCACCGGACGGTGCCGCAGCGCTCGGGGGGGTTCGTGGGCAGCGGCAGCCGTGTGGGGGGCTCGGGGCAGTTCCCACGGCGGCGCCGGCGCGGATGCCAGCGCG atAATGCCATGGACGGGggggctcagcagagcagcccccgggagccccccgggccgggcggtGCGGAGCTGGAAGGAGCCCCCAGCAAGCGGGATGGGGGCGAGGGGCTGCCCGAGCTCAAGCGCTCCCAGCCCCGCTTCATCCACGGCAGCAG CCGGCCAGTCCCGCCGGAGGAGCCTCGTGCCTCGTCGCTGCCCACCATCCCCAACCCCTTCCCcgagctctgcagcccctccaaCTCGCCCATCCTCAGCAGCCCCACCCTGGGGCCGGGACCCTCCCGCGAAGGGGCTTCCCAC GTGGTGAAGGTGTTTGGTGAGGACGGCGCTTGCCGCTCGCTGGAGGCCGGGCCCGGCACGACGGCGCGACAGCTCTGCGAGACGCTGGTGCGGAGGACACGGGCACTGCAGGACCACAGCTGGGCCCTGGTGGAGCTGCACCAGCACCTGGCGCTGG AGAGGTGCCTGGAGGACCACGAGTCGGTGATGGAGGTGCAGAGCTCCTGGGCCCCCGGCGCCGACAGCCGCTTCGTCTTCCGCAAGAACTTCGCCAAGTACGAGCTCTTCAAGAGCAACACG CAGTCCCTCTTCCCTGAGGTGATGGTGTCCAGCTGCCTGGAGGCAAATAAGAACATGGCACACTCGGAGCTCATCCAG AACTTCCTCAATTCCGGCAGCTGCCCAGAGGTCCAGGGCTTCCTGCAGCTGCGGGAGGCCGGGCGCAAGGTCTGGAAGCGTTTCTACTTCTCCCTGCGCCGCTCAGGGCTCTACTACTCCACCAAGGGCACCTCCAAG gACCCCCGGCACCTCCAGTACTTTGCTGACCTCACTGAGTCCAACATCTACTACGTGACGCAGGGCAAGAAGCACTACGGGACACCCACTGAATTCGGCTTCTGCATCAAG ccctacAAGGTGCGGAGCGGCGTGAAgggcctgaagctgctctgcagtgaggaCGAGCAGAGCCGGAGCTGCTGGATGGCAGCTTTCCGCCTCTTCAAG TACGGCATGCAGCTCTACCGCAACTACCAGCAGGCGCAGGCGCGGCTGAGCCAGCCCCCCTGGATCGGCCCCACACCCCTG CGAAGCGTCTCGGACAACGCGCTGGTGGCCATGGACTTCTCGGGGTGCACGGGGCGGGTGATCGAGAACCCCAGCGAGGTGCTGTCGGTGGCTCTGGAGGAGGCGCAGGCCTGGAGG AAGAAGACGACGCACCGGTACAGCCTGCCGGCAGCCTGCCAGAGCTCCCCGCTCAGCGCCG CCATCCATCGAACCCAACCCTGGTTCCATGGGCGCATCTCCCGGGAGGACACCCAGCAGCTCATCGGCCGGCAGGGCTTGGTGGACGG CGTCTTCCTGGTGCGAGAGAGCCAGCGCAACCCCAAGGGCTTCGtcctgtccctgtgccaccTGCAGCGAGTCAAACACTATCTCATCCTGCCC AGCGAGGAGGAGGGACGACTCTACTTCACCATGGACGACGGGCAGACCCGCTTCGCCGACCTGATCCAGCTCGTGGAGTTCCACCAGATCAACCGCGGGATCCTGCCCTGCAAGCTGCGCCACTACTGCACCTGCGTGGCCCTCTGA